The genomic stretch GAATGATCTAACTCATATTCTTGATGATTATCTAAAAAAGCTTCGATTACATCCATATTTTCTTCATGACCCACTGTACAAGTACTATATACTAATGATCCACCAGGTTTAACTAGTTTTGAAGCTTCATCTAAAATAGACTTTTGTACTTTTTGTAAATTTGTCACATCTGTGGCATTCTTTTTCAATAAAATATCTGGTTTTCGACGAATAACCCCTAAACCTGAACAAGGAGCATCAACTAATACTTTGTCGAATAATCTTCCTTCAAACTCAAGCGGTGCATTTCTAGCATCAAGAGCTTTTGTTTCGATATTATTTAAGCCTAAACGATTCGCTTGTTCTTTAATAAGCTTCACTTTATGCTTGTGTAAATCTAATGAGGTCACAGATCCAGAACCGCCTAACAGCTCAGCAATATGAGTCGACTTACCTCCAGGTGCTGCACAAGTATCTAATACATCGTCACCTTTTGTTACACCTAGTGCTTGGGCGACTAACATCGAACTCTCATCTTGAATTGATAAATAGCCTTCTTTAAATGCATCCGTATAAGCAACATTGCCTTTTTGTATTTCAATTGCAAATGGAGACAGTTTCCCTATATTGGCCTGTACTCCCTCATCTTCTAACATTTTAAGGACTTCTTCTCTTGACGCCTTCATTGTATTAACTCTTGCAGTTTGAAATGGTGGTAGTATATTCTCTTCACATATTTTTCTAGTTTCTTCTAGACCGAATTCATCTGCCCACTGTTCAATTAACCACTCCGGGTGATTCGTTTCAATTGAAAGCTTTTCGATTGGATCCTTTATTTCATCTATAGATTTCAAGCCATTTCTTTGAATATTTCTTAAAACGCCATTAACTAAAGAAGCGATTCCTTTATGGCCACGTTTTTTAGCAATTTCAACCGCTTCATTTAATACTGCATGAGGAGGTATTCGATCTAAAAAATGCATTTGATATAAAGAAAGCTTGATTAATAAATAAACCC from Arthrobacter citreus encodes the following:
- the rsmB gene encoding 16S rRNA (cytosine(967)-C(5))-methyltransferase RsmB, whose protein sequence is MSKNVREIALEALLSVYKNQSYSNLLVNNYIQKNELSSADSGLLTEIIYGTIQRDKLLDFYLEPFIKNQKKLEEWVYLLIKLSLYQMHFLDRIPPHAVLNEAVEIAKKRGHKGIASLVNGVLRNIQRNGLKSIDEIKDPIEKLSIETNHPEWLIEQWADEFGLEETRKICEENILPPFQTARVNTMKASREEVLKMLEDEGVQANIGKLSPFAIEIQKGNVAYTDAFKEGYLSIQDESSMLVAQALGVTKGDDVLDTCAAPGGKSTHIAELLGGSGSVTSLDLHKHKVKLIKEQANRLGLNNIETKALDARNAPLEFEGRLFDKVLVDAPCSGLGVIRRKPDILLKKNATDVTNLQKVQKSILDEASKLVKPGGSLVYSTCTVGHEENMDVIEAFLDNHQEYELDHSLVDHLPEKLNENNSVQNGYVQLLPHYFGTDGFFIARLRKKV